One window of Nocardioides dongkuii genomic DNA carries:
- a CDS encoding sortase, giving the protein MRKAIGWTMVASALALLMVLSGQHLLARHRTTEAQVRLLSEVPSTVVAGSSGSVPRARGVDVGDALAVITIPRFGDDWRWAALEGTSTDVLADGPGHYEQTPLPGQRGNSAFAAHRAGHGDPFIDFDLLQAGDRVVLEQGDARWVYELDADPRIIPATADWVLAPTPGRVLTLTTCWPRYGSSKRMYVRGHLVAS; this is encoded by the coding sequence ATGAGGAAGGCGATCGGGTGGACGATGGTCGCCAGTGCCCTCGCCCTCCTGATGGTGCTCAGCGGCCAGCACCTGCTCGCTCGGCACCGGACCACCGAGGCTCAGGTGCGGCTGCTCAGCGAGGTGCCGAGCACGGTGGTCGCAGGCTCGTCGGGGTCCGTCCCGCGGGCCAGGGGCGTCGATGTCGGCGACGCGCTCGCCGTGATCACCATCCCCCGGTTCGGCGACGACTGGCGCTGGGCCGCGTTGGAAGGAACGTCGACGGACGTGCTGGCGGACGGACCCGGCCACTACGAGCAGACTCCGCTGCCGGGACAGCGGGGCAACTCGGCATTCGCCGCCCACCGCGCCGGTCATGGCGACCCGTTCATCGACTTCGACCTCCTGCAGGCCGGTGATCGCGTCGTGCTGGAGCAGGGGGACGCCCGGTGGGTCTACGAGCTCGACGCCGACCCTCGGATCATCCCGGCGACAGCCGACTGGGTCCTGGCACCTACCCCGGGGCGCGTGCTCACGCTGACGACCTGTTGGCCGCGCTACGGCTCGTCGAAGCGGATGTACGTCCGCGGGCACCTGGTGGCGAGCTGA
- a CDS encoding Ig-like domain repeat protein produces the protein MDTKKLRRRTATAVLAASCVIAPGIAMTSASAATVDRADVVAAAAPVNLTPPSIIGTYGWIYAVGDTVTADPGTWDTEGAEFSYEWRVGGAAVGVGDSYTPTIDDLRKTLTLTVTASKDGAMSEPVTSAGKTIEEGSITYLTLPSVTGDPVPGAVLTADPGTWDIATAVPEFQWYVGGEPVAGATARTYQVKPRDVGSDIYLGVTLSAPDYLWAMAFTDSIMVQRGTVTSQAEPRIGGVPVVGKTLTVKPGTWSSTDGVALSYRWTSGGKPVPGADGRTFTLRAADAGKQIGVIETAGGAAWNPASHSSAPVTATKAAASVRLKLGAPAAGKLKVSVVVRSTVTATGQVKVKVGQRTRTVTLRQGKATFTLAKVAKGKVKVTARYAGSSAVLAGADSASIRVK, from the coding sequence GTGGACACCAAGAAGCTCCGTCGCCGAACGGCCACCGCCGTGCTGGCTGCCAGCTGTGTGATCGCCCCCGGCATCGCGATGACCTCCGCGTCCGCGGCGACCGTCGACCGGGCGGACGTGGTCGCGGCCGCCGCCCCGGTCAACCTCACGCCGCCGTCGATCATCGGCACGTACGGCTGGATCTACGCAGTCGGCGACACCGTCACGGCCGACCCCGGGACCTGGGACACCGAGGGGGCCGAGTTCTCCTACGAGTGGCGGGTCGGCGGCGCCGCCGTCGGTGTCGGCGACAGCTACACGCCCACCATCGACGACCTCCGCAAGACGTTGACGCTCACGGTCACCGCCAGCAAGGACGGCGCGATGAGCGAGCCGGTGACCTCGGCGGGCAAGACCATCGAGGAAGGCAGCATCACCTACCTGACCTTGCCGTCCGTCACGGGCGACCCGGTGCCCGGTGCCGTCCTGACCGCGGATCCGGGCACCTGGGACATCGCAACCGCGGTTCCCGAGTTCCAGTGGTACGTCGGCGGCGAGCCCGTCGCCGGCGCGACCGCCCGGACCTACCAGGTGAAGCCGCGCGACGTCGGCAGCGACATCTACCTGGGCGTGACCCTCTCCGCGCCGGACTACCTCTGGGCGATGGCCTTCACCGACTCGATCATGGTCCAGCGGGGCACCGTGACCAGTCAGGCCGAGCCCCGGATCGGGGGCGTGCCGGTGGTCGGCAAGACGCTGACCGTGAAGCCGGGCACCTGGAGCAGCACCGACGGCGTGGCCCTGAGCTACCGGTGGACCTCGGGCGGCAAGCCCGTCCCCGGGGCGGACGGCAGGACCTTCACGCTGCGCGCGGCGGACGCCGGCAAGCAGATCGGCGTCATCGAGACCGCCGGTGGCGCCGCCTGGAACCCTGCCTCCCACAGCTCCGCACCGGTGACGGCGACGAAGGCCGCGGCCTCCGTGCGGCTCAAGCTCGGCGCGCCCGCCGCGGGCAAGCTCAAGGTCAGCGTCGTCGTCCGTTCGACGGTGACGGCGACCGGCCAGGTCAAGGTCAAGGTCGGCCAGCGCACCCGCACGGTGACGCTGCGCCAGGGCAAGGCGACCTTCACCCTGGCCAAGGTGGCGAAGGGCAAGGTCAAGGTGACCGCCCGCTACGCCGGCTCGAGCGCGGTGCTGGCCGGCGCCGACTCGGCGTCGATCCGGGTCAAGTAG
- a CDS encoding glycoside hydrolase family 26 protein yields the protein MSSRSRRPGLAVALAVVLAFLTSFLPAGTASAGLASTGSASHGNASAVARPAARPLVDRVEFGAFVEGMQDDPSRLRAFESKIGQRARIASYYYGYGDVFPAAPERLFADGGRRKVLVSWDMGPTRFAEWSSGQHDAYLDQIAAAASTYPHTLYVRPWPEMNGDWQTFQPTADGAQPHGGTYREFTQAWRYVVTYLQSRGADNLRWVFNPTADTYAETTRVKAIWPGAAYVDVLGLDGFNWGKDSSWGRWRSFRQIFQRQYRKLTALHPRAPVWICEVSSKEPRVNDGAPTSRAHDKASWVQKMLANRSMPRIKALIWFNADKERDWRVDSSRDALRAVRRGLAR from the coding sequence ATGTCCTCACGGTCCCGCAGGCCAGGTCTCGCCGTCGCCCTCGCGGTGGTGCTCGCGTTCCTCACCTCGTTCCTGCCGGCCGGCACGGCGTCGGCCGGCCTCGCGTCGACAGGCAGCGCCTCGCACGGAAACGCGTCGGCTGTCGCTCGGCCGGCGGCCCGACCGCTGGTGGACCGGGTCGAGTTCGGTGCGTTCGTCGAGGGCATGCAGGACGACCCGTCGCGCCTGCGGGCGTTCGAGTCGAAGATCGGACAGCGTGCTCGGATCGCGTCCTACTACTACGGCTACGGCGACGTGTTCCCGGCCGCACCCGAGCGCCTCTTCGCTGACGGTGGCCGCCGCAAGGTGCTCGTCTCCTGGGACATGGGTCCCACCCGGTTCGCCGAGTGGAGCAGCGGCCAGCACGACGCCTATCTCGACCAGATCGCCGCCGCAGCCAGCACCTACCCCCACACCCTCTACGTGCGGCCGTGGCCGGAGATGAACGGCGACTGGCAGACCTTCCAGCCGACGGCTGACGGCGCCCAACCCCACGGTGGCACCTACCGGGAGTTCACGCAGGCGTGGCGCTACGTCGTGACCTACCTGCAGTCGCGTGGGGCGGACAACCTGCGGTGGGTCTTCAACCCCACGGCCGACACCTATGCCGAGACGACGCGGGTCAAGGCGATCTGGCCGGGGGCCGCGTACGTCGACGTGCTCGGCCTCGACGGGTTCAACTGGGGCAAGGACTCGAGCTGGGGCCGCTGGCGCAGCTTCCGTCAGATCTTCCAGCGCCAGTACCGCAAGCTCACCGCCCTGCACCCCCGCGCGCCGGTGTGGATCTGCGAGGTCTCCTCGAAGGAGCCGAGGGTCAACGACGGGGCGCCGACCAGCCGCGCACACGACAAGGCGAGCTGGGTGCAGAAGATGCTCGCCAATCGCTCCATGCCCCGGATCAAGGCGCTCATCTGGTTCAACGCCGACAAGGAACGCGACTGGCGCGTCGACTCGTCACGAGACGCCCTGAGGGCGGTACGCCGCGGCTTGGCGCGCTGA
- a CDS encoding fluoride efflux transporter FluC gives MSHPTPAGGDRAAAQPRTSARPAYLQASSIALVLLGGGVGAGVREGLSLLVPEADGVQVVVPVVNVLGAFLLGYLYEALVAAGAGPSTTARLRLLVGAGFCGGLTTYSSLTTATALLLEDSRWGFGVAYALGTVVVGAAATMTGIVVGSRQRPRRTPARGADR, from the coding sequence ATGTCGCACCCCACCCCCGCCGGAGGTGATCGCGCCGCGGCCCAGCCGAGGACGTCGGCGCGTCCGGCGTACCTGCAGGCATCCTCGATCGCGCTGGTCCTCCTCGGGGGCGGCGTCGGGGCCGGCGTCCGCGAGGGACTCTCCCTGCTGGTGCCCGAGGCGGACGGGGTCCAGGTCGTCGTCCCGGTGGTGAACGTGCTCGGGGCGTTCCTGCTCGGCTACCTCTACGAGGCCCTCGTCGCGGCGGGCGCCGGGCCATCGACGACCGCGCGGCTCAGGCTCCTCGTCGGCGCCGGATTCTGTGGTGGCCTGACCACCTACAGCTCGCTGACGACCGCCACGGCGTTGCTGCTCGAGGACTCGCGCTGGGGCTTCGGTGTTGCGTACGCCCTCGGCACGGTCGTCGTCGGGGCGGCCGCGACGATGACGGGCATCGTCGTCGGGTCCAGGCAGCGGCCGCGTCGCACCCCGGCCAGGGGAGCGGACCGATGA
- the crcB gene encoding fluoride efflux transporter CrcB, translating to MTFTLFLLLVLGGGTGAALRYVVDGLITSGTGKTAFPWSTATINLTGSFLLGFLTGLVASRVADPHISAVLITGLPGGYTTFSAASYETVQLVRDKRLGLAVGYGLGVLVVGVALALLGYVSGSRV from the coding sequence ATGACCTTCACTCTCTTCCTCCTGCTGGTCCTGGGCGGCGGCACGGGCGCTGCTCTGCGGTACGTCGTCGACGGGCTGATCACGTCCGGCACCGGGAAGACGGCGTTCCCCTGGTCCACCGCGACCATCAACCTCACCGGCTCCTTCCTCCTGGGCTTCCTCACCGGCCTGGTCGCCAGTCGGGTCGCCGACCCCCACATCAGCGCCGTCCTCATCACCGGCCTGCCCGGCGGCTACACGACGTTCAGCGCCGCCAGCTACGAGACGGTCCAGCTGGTCCGCGACAAGCGCCTCGGCCTCGCCGTCGGCTACGGCCTCGGGGTGCTGGTGGTGGGGGTCGCCCTGGCGCTGCTCGGCTACGTCTCCGGCTCGCGGGTGTAG
- a CDS encoding YhgE/Pip domain-containing protein, translating to MIAVRLTITELRRISAGTLPKLAVLAIVVIPSLYAGLYVYANKDPYGALGRVPAALVVQDRGATVTSSVDGRTRDVDYGEQVARRLLDGEGGLGWVETSQQEAEDGVQSGRFDAALFIRPGFSEDLTSTERYQPRQASLDLLTNDATNYLATTIAKTVADDVRKSIAEQVGATATITFLQGLDLIHTDLTKAGKGARRLEKGTSRLATGTVELVRGTTELASGADRTASGAARLSSGASRLVSGSDRLEQGTTELTSGLGTLRQRTASLPGSSRTLANGAQRVAQGNARVAAFGRDAARVARAVARQLAGVRADLDAELDRLVERGVLTRDQARRLASLVDVAGAPVQQVATRIEGAAAKLGKLSRGSAEVAAGTRKLANAAPELASGVARAASGADRVASGTSTLASGTRTLSSGASELASGTSEVSSGAGRLARSTPKLRNGATKLDAGTTKLRKGLERGLTKVPDLDRPTSRAMAQTVGDPVDVQDDTLARAGSYGAGLAPFFMSLAAWIGAYILFLLVRPLSRRALAADGPALRTALGGMLPPAIVGVFQMVVMLTVVRLALDLDPVHEVATVAILVVASAAFVAILQALNAWLGTVGEFLGLVLMLVQLVTAGGTFPWETIPEPLRSLHWLLPMTYAVDGLRQTLYGGELRIVVRDVSVLAAVGLVALLLTTWAARRQRVWTVNRLQPELVL from the coding sequence ATGATCGCCGTTCGCCTGACCATCACGGAGCTGCGCCGCATCAGCGCGGGCACGCTGCCCAAGCTGGCCGTCCTCGCGATCGTCGTGATCCCCTCGCTGTACGCCGGCCTGTACGTGTACGCCAACAAGGACCCCTACGGCGCGCTGGGCCGGGTGCCCGCCGCGCTGGTCGTGCAGGACCGGGGCGCCACGGTGACCAGCTCGGTCGACGGGCGGACCCGGGACGTGGACTACGGAGAGCAGGTGGCCCGTCGCCTCCTCGACGGCGAGGGTGGGCTCGGGTGGGTCGAGACCTCGCAGCAGGAGGCCGAGGACGGGGTGCAGTCCGGGCGCTTCGACGCCGCCCTGTTCATCCGCCCGGGCTTCTCCGAGGACCTCACCTCCACCGAGCGCTACCAGCCTCGGCAGGCCAGCCTGGACCTGCTCACCAACGACGCGACCAACTACCTGGCCACCACGATCGCCAAGACGGTCGCCGACGACGTGCGGAAATCCATCGCGGAGCAGGTCGGCGCCACGGCGACGATCACCTTCCTCCAGGGCCTCGACCTGATCCACACCGACCTCACCAAGGCCGGGAAGGGCGCCCGGCGACTCGAGAAGGGGACCTCCCGGCTGGCCACCGGGACGGTCGAGCTCGTCCGGGGGACCACCGAGCTGGCGTCCGGTGCCGACCGGACGGCGAGCGGCGCCGCCCGGCTCTCCTCCGGCGCCTCGCGACTCGTCTCCGGCAGCGACCGGCTGGAGCAGGGCACGACCGAGCTGACCTCCGGGCTCGGGACCCTCCGGCAGCGCACGGCGTCCCTGCCCGGCAGCAGCCGCACCCTGGCGAACGGTGCGCAGCGGGTGGCGCAGGGCAACGCGCGCGTCGCGGCCTTCGGACGGGATGCGGCGCGCGTGGCGCGAGCGGTCGCCCGGCAGCTCGCGGGCGTCCGGGCCGACCTCGACGCCGAGCTGGACCGTCTGGTGGAGCGCGGCGTCCTCACCCGGGACCAGGCCCGGCGGCTGGCGAGCCTCGTCGACGTGGCGGGGGCACCGGTCCAGCAGGTGGCCACCCGCATCGAGGGCGCCGCGGCCAAGCTCGGGAAGCTGAGCCGGGGCTCCGCGGAGGTCGCCGCGGGCACCCGCAAGCTCGCGAACGCCGCCCCGGAGCTGGCGAGCGGCGTGGCGAGGGCCGCGTCGGGCGCGGACCGGGTCGCCTCCGGCACCAGCACGCTGGCCAGCGGCACCCGCACGCTCTCGAGCGGCGCCTCCGAGCTCGCCTCCGGGACCAGTGAGGTGTCCAGCGGGGCCGGCCGGCTGGCCCGGTCGACCCCGAAGCTCCGCAACGGCGCGACGAAGCTGGACGCGGGCACCACGAAGCTCCGCAAGGGACTGGAGCGAGGACTGACCAAGGTGCCCGACCTGGACCGGCCGACCTCGCGGGCGATGGCACAGACGGTCGGCGACCCGGTCGACGTCCAGGACGACACCCTCGCCCGGGCCGGGTCGTACGGCGCGGGCCTGGCCCCGTTCTTCATGTCCCTGGCCGCCTGGATCGGCGCCTACATCCTCTTCCTCCTGGTCCGTCCGCTCTCCCGGCGCGCGCTCGCCGCGGACGGCCCCGCCCTGCGCACCGCGCTGGGCGGCATGCTGCCCCCGGCGATCGTCGGGGTGTTCCAGATGGTGGTCATGCTCACCGTCGTCCGCCTCGCCCTCGACCTCGACCCGGTGCACGAGGTCGCCACCGTCGCGATCCTGGTGGTCGCCTCCGCGGCGTTCGTCGCCATCCTCCAGGCCCTCAACGCCTGGCTGGGCACCGTCGGCGAGTTCCTCGGGCTGGTGCTGATGCTGGTGCAGCTCGTCACCGCCGGCGGCACCTTCCCCTGGGAGACGATCCCGGAGCCGTTGCGCTCCCTGCACTGGCTCCTCCCGATGACCTACGCCGTCGACGGCCTCCGCCAGACCCTGTACGGCGGTGAGCTGCGGATCGTCGTACGAGACGTGAGCGTGCTCGCCGCCGTCGGCCTGGTCGCGCTGCTCCTCACGACGTGGGCCGCGCGACGACAGCGCGTGTGGACCGTGAACCGGCTGCAGCCAGAGCTGGTCCTGTGA
- a CDS encoding polysaccharide deacetylase family protein: MTTIKLRRGTAAQWASANPVLALGEPGYVTDTGLLKVGDGETAFATLPGFLDEDALRATFASLNEGGELVIGGDVIDVARPSGRRGGITVAAPKRSSGLVTDTSSGFTDWYGQGTVGHTLTEKKAGRGSVVMTVRPNDTGQSMMLKEVDRLDLSHRTFKLWVKCTDWTATAQVRLHTTHNNDFFYFSVKDAFASTEWVNNEWMELSVPRSSFRVQGAPAWDNINMVSFLGWSKVDTTPTIWFNHLTAHPDGAAGKVSITFDDGYASNYSAATIMDEFGYVGNTFIIPELLGTSGYMTQAQVDDLHDRGWLIGGHGATNLTTLSAAEAENAVSRSYEYLASHGYRGAEHFAYPNGGNNDQVRRIVRRYFSSARTINPNGNGQGYLNEYRINAVSVYDTQDDREVTGLVDAAVANHEWFVLCFHKINDDADHTAWTEARFRTLLTYLENSGVSVAPMFTEAVA, translated from the coding sequence ATGACCACGATCAAGCTGCGGCGAGGCACGGCAGCTCAGTGGGCGAGCGCCAACCCGGTGCTCGCGCTCGGTGAGCCCGGGTACGTCACCGACACCGGCCTGCTCAAGGTCGGCGACGGCGAGACCGCGTTCGCCACCCTTCCGGGCTTCCTCGACGAGGACGCCCTCCGGGCCACGTTCGCCTCCCTCAACGAGGGCGGCGAGCTCGTCATCGGCGGCGACGTGATCGACGTGGCGAGGCCATCGGGGCGACGGGGCGGCATCACTGTCGCCGCGCCCAAGAGGAGCAGCGGGCTCGTCACCGACACCAGCTCCGGCTTCACGGATTGGTACGGGCAGGGCACGGTCGGCCACACCCTGACCGAGAAGAAGGCCGGCAGGGGCTCGGTCGTGATGACCGTGAGGCCCAACGACACCGGACAGTCGATGATGCTGAAGGAGGTCGACCGCCTCGACCTGTCCCACCGGACCTTCAAGCTGTGGGTCAAGTGCACCGACTGGACGGCCACCGCCCAGGTCCGGCTGCACACGACCCACAACAACGACTTCTTCTACTTCAGCGTCAAGGACGCTTTCGCCTCCACCGAGTGGGTCAACAACGAGTGGATGGAGCTGAGCGTCCCGCGCAGCTCGTTCCGCGTGCAGGGGGCCCCGGCGTGGGACAACATCAACATGGTGTCGTTCCTCGGCTGGAGCAAGGTCGACACCACGCCGACGATCTGGTTCAACCACCTCACGGCACACCCTGACGGTGCGGCGGGCAAGGTCAGCATCACGTTCGACGACGGCTACGCCAGCAACTACAGCGCGGCGACGATCATGGACGAGTTCGGGTACGTCGGGAACACCTTCATCATCCCCGAGCTGCTGGGCACGAGCGGCTACATGACGCAGGCACAGGTCGACGACCTCCACGATCGAGGCTGGCTGATCGGTGGGCACGGGGCGACCAACCTCACCACCCTGTCGGCGGCCGAGGCCGAGAACGCTGTCAGCCGCTCCTACGAGTACCTCGCCAGCCACGGCTACCGGGGCGCGGAGCACTTCGCCTACCCGAACGGCGGCAACAACGACCAGGTCCGGCGCATCGTCCGCCGCTACTTCTCGTCGGCCCGCACCATCAACCCCAACGGCAACGGGCAGGGCTACCTCAACGAGTACCGGATCAACGCTGTCTCGGTGTACGACACCCAGGACGACCGCGAGGTGACCGGCCTCGTCGATGCGGCGGTCGCCAACCACGAGTGGTTCGTCCTGTGCTTCCACAAGATCAACGACGACGCCGACCACACGGCGTGGACCGAGGCCCGCTTCCGCACCCTGCTCACCTACCTCGAGAACAGCGGCGTCAGCGTGGCCCCGATGTTCACCGAGGCGGTGGCCTGA
- a CDS encoding glycosyltransferase family 2 protein, whose translation MGGRTINSTAGVLERPNVDVPRPARRLGRITALLPAHNEEANLPDALASLRGQTEPPVDIVVIADNCTDDTEQVATELGATVFRTRGNVHKKAGGLNQALDVLLPQMQPDDLILVMDADSLLDPTFLEGARRALEVRPGSRAHRRGIILGGVGGTFLGAEGGGLLGTFQRNEYARYARDVRRLHGKALVLTGTASVFTVKVLREVAAARRAGELPDRSGAGNVYDVHVLTEDNELSLALMHLGYGILAPRECTLVTEVMTTWGDLARQRSRWKRGALENIVDYGFTRVTASYWGRQVLSAVGLLATALYVASLLWGLFTEIHLHPFWLAASLVFCLERVVTVRQRGWRQMLLAAPLVIEMAYDLFLQLVQAQAFMNALLRRERKW comes from the coding sequence ATGGGGGGCAGGACCATCAACAGCACCGCTGGCGTACTCGAGCGCCCGAATGTCGACGTACCGAGGCCCGCGCGTCGTCTGGGCCGGATCACGGCCCTGCTGCCGGCCCACAACGAAGAGGCGAACCTCCCGGACGCCCTGGCGTCCCTCCGGGGGCAGACGGAGCCTCCGGTCGACATCGTGGTGATCGCCGACAACTGCACCGACGACACCGAACAGGTCGCCACCGAGCTCGGCGCCACCGTCTTCCGGACACGAGGAAATGTCCACAAGAAGGCCGGGGGTCTGAACCAGGCCCTCGACGTCCTCCTCCCCCAGATGCAGCCCGACGACCTCATCCTGGTGATGGACGCCGACTCGCTGCTGGACCCGACCTTCCTCGAGGGGGCCCGCCGTGCCCTGGAGGTCCGTCCAGGCTCTCGGGCGCACCGCCGCGGGATCATCCTCGGCGGGGTGGGCGGCACGTTCCTCGGGGCCGAGGGAGGTGGACTCCTCGGCACCTTCCAGCGGAACGAGTACGCGCGATACGCCCGCGACGTCCGCCGGCTGCACGGCAAGGCGCTCGTCCTGACCGGCACCGCCTCGGTGTTCACGGTCAAGGTCCTGCGCGAGGTCGCCGCCGCCCGCCGGGCCGGGGAGCTGCCGGATCGATCCGGCGCGGGGAACGTCTATGACGTCCACGTCCTGACCGAGGACAACGAGCTGTCGCTGGCGCTGATGCACCTCGGGTACGGCATCCTCGCCCCGCGGGAGTGCACCCTGGTGACCGAGGTGATGACCACGTGGGGTGACCTCGCGAGGCAGCGGTCGCGATGGAAGCGCGGCGCCCTGGAGAACATCGTCGACTACGGGTTCACCCGCGTCACCGCTTCCTACTGGGGACGACAGGTGCTCAGCGCGGTCGGCCTCCTCGCCACGGCGCTGTACGTCGCGAGCCTCCTGTGGGGGCTCTTCACGGAGATCCACCTGCACCCCTTCTGGCTGGCCGCCTCGCTCGTGTTCTGCCTGGAACGCGTCGTCACGGTGCGCCAGCGCGGATGGCGGCAGATGCTCCTCGCCGCTCCCCTGGTCATCGAGATGGCCTACGACCTCTTCCTGCAGCTGGTCCAAGCGCAGGCATTCATGAACGCGCTCCTGCGTCGAGAAAGAAAGTGGTAA
- a CDS encoding HNH endonuclease has protein sequence MFEHGVPELAGWVTALADAPSAGSDADRVERIRLLEELKCAAEALQARDAVDLDASVRQVQRAGVPARRLGEGVAAQVGLARRVSPVRASKLLGLAKVMSAELPHTAELMRRGLLSEWRATIVARETGCLDLQDRREVDRLLCAGGPGYAPAIEMGDRQLADTAKKHAYRLDAQAFTARAAKAVEERTVTIRPAPDTMTWVTALLPVAQGVGVYAALRAAADSARATGDPRSRGQVMADTLVERAAGRTTAEEVSVEVRLVMTDRTLFTGDDEPAHLLGYGPVPAGWARALAAEALDTAQLWIRRLYTTPGTGTLVAMDSTARCAPTGLARFIETRDLATCRTPWCDAPARVIDHVTDHQHGGPTTGPNLQDLCERCNLAKQAPGWSATTRAGPDARGRHVVDWRTPTGHTHTARAPDLPGTDHTRPPLEAWLHDVILDLAV, from the coding sequence ATGTTCGAACACGGCGTCCCCGAGCTGGCCGGGTGGGTCACGGCCCTGGCCGATGCGCCCTCGGCCGGCTCGGACGCGGACCGGGTGGAGCGGATCCGGCTCCTGGAGGAGCTGAAGTGCGCCGCGGAGGCGTTGCAGGCCCGCGACGCGGTCGACCTGGACGCCTCGGTGCGCCAGGTCCAGCGCGCGGGGGTCCCGGCGCGGCGGCTGGGTGAGGGGGTCGCCGCGCAGGTGGGGTTGGCCCGGCGGGTCTCCCCGGTCCGGGCCTCGAAGCTCCTGGGGTTGGCGAAGGTGATGAGCGCCGAGCTGCCGCACACCGCGGAGCTGATGCGCCGCGGGCTGCTCTCGGAGTGGCGCGCCACGATCGTGGCCCGGGAGACCGGCTGCCTGGACCTTCAGGACCGCCGCGAGGTCGACCGGCTGCTGTGCGCCGGCGGGCCCGGGTACGCCCCGGCGATCGAGATGGGCGACCGGCAGCTCGCCGACACCGCCAAGAAGCACGCCTACCGCCTCGACGCGCAGGCCTTCACCGCCCGGGCCGCGAAGGCAGTCGAAGAGCGCACCGTCACGATCCGGCCCGCCCCGGACACGATGACCTGGGTCACCGCCCTGCTCCCGGTCGCCCAAGGTGTGGGGGTGTACGCCGCGCTCCGGGCCGCCGCGGACTCCGCCCGCGCGACCGGTGACCCCCGCAGCCGGGGGCAGGTGATGGCCGACACCCTCGTCGAACGCGCCGCCGGCAGGACCACCGCCGAAGAGGTGTCCGTGGAGGTGCGGTTGGTGATGACCGACCGCACCCTGTTCACCGGCGACGACGAACCCGCCCACCTCCTCGGCTACGGCCCCGTCCCCGCCGGCTGGGCACGAGCCCTGGCCGCCGAGGCTCTGGACACCGCGCAGCTGTGGATCCGGCGGCTCTACACCACCCCGGGCACCGGGACCCTGGTCGCGATGGACTCCACCGCCCGCTGCGCACCCACCGGGTTGGCTCGGTTCATCGAGACCCGCGACCTGGCCACCTGCCGCACCCCCTGGTGCGACGCCCCCGCCCGCGTGATCGACCACGTCACCGACCACCAGCACGGCGGACCCACCACCGGCCCCAACCTCCAAGACCTCTGCGAACGCTGCAACCTGGCCAAACAGGCTCCCGGCTGGAGCGCCACCACCCGCGCCGGACCCGACGCCCGCGGCCGACACGTCGTGGACTGGCGCACCCCCACCGGACACACCCACACAGCCCGCGCCCCCGACCTCCCCGGCACCGACCACACCCGACCACCCCTCGAGGCCTGGCTCCACGACGTCATCCTCGACCTCGCGGTCTGA
- a CDS encoding helix-turn-helix domain-containing protein, translating to MTAPDWWQEVGLPPAAGRVLQHLVTHPESTAAAIADELGLTASTVERMLRALVEELLVVRVGRRPTRWSASPPRSAMDALLQRRRAQLANVELQAERLQEEYAAHLDRRFASDQFEVLDTPQRVTARYEHLLRSAQREILHLVMPPSVATSAHPERMAAQADAAARGVRFRAVYDASTFDEELSLRTARDGLAFGGEVRLSRELPMKLVLFDDAAAIMAITPADPAAGSLVVYSPPLLRVLKALFDELWEHAAPWSTEPTASQPPPDRLAIDPRSARVLQFMALGMKDDAIARVLGVSRRTVQQIVSDVGTRLGARTRFQIALQAQAAGWLGEE from the coding sequence ATGACGGCGCCCGACTGGTGGCAGGAGGTCGGCCTGCCGCCGGCGGCCGGCCGGGTGCTGCAGCACCTCGTCACCCATCCCGAGTCGACGGCCGCAGCGATCGCCGACGAGCTCGGGCTCACCGCGTCCACCGTCGAGCGGATGCTGCGCGCCTTGGTGGAGGAGCTGCTCGTCGTTCGCGTCGGACGGCGGCCGACGCGCTGGAGTGCCAGCCCGCCGCGCTCGGCCATGGACGCGCTGCTGCAACGCCGACGGGCGCAGCTGGCCAACGTCGAGCTCCAGGCCGAGCGGCTGCAGGAGGAGTACGCCGCGCACCTCGACCGGCGCTTCGCCAGCGACCAGTTCGAGGTGCTCGACACGCCGCAGCGGGTGACCGCGCGCTACGAGCACCTGCTCCGCTCGGCTCAGCGCGAGATCCTCCACCTGGTGATGCCCCCCTCGGTCGCGACGAGCGCCCATCCCGAGCGGATGGCCGCCCAGGCTGACGCGGCGGCGCGCGGGGTGCGGTTCCGCGCGGTGTACGACGCCTCGACCTTCGACGAGGAGCTCTCGCTGCGGACCGCGCGCGACGGGCTGGCGTTCGGCGGCGAGGTGCGGCTCAGCAGGGAGCTGCCGATGAAGCTGGTGCTCTTCGACGATGCGGCCGCGATCATGGCGATCACGCCGGCCGACCCGGCCGCCGGCTCGCTCGTCGTCTACAGCCCGCCACTGCTGCGGGTGCTCAAGGCGCTCTTCGACGAGCTGTGGGAGCACGCCGCCCCGTGGTCGACCGAGCCCACGGCGTCACAGCCGCCCCCCGACCGGCTCGCGATCGACCCGCGCTCGGCGCGGGTGCTCCAGTTCATGGCTCTCGGCATGAAGGACGACGCCATCGCCCGGGTGCTCGGGGTGAGCCGTCGTACCGTGCAGCAGATCGTCAGCGACGTCGGCACCCGGCTCGGCGCCCGCACCCGCTTCCAGATCGCGCTCCAGGCGCAGGCGGCCGGGTGGCTGGGCGAGGAGTGA